AATAGAGGAGCTATCAAAAAATATTGAAGCTAAAGATATCATTGAAACTCAGGCAGGCTGCGTAATTTCAAGTCACTGCGGCCCAAATACTATAGGAATTCTATATATAGAAAAATAAAATTTAGAACAAATAAAAAACCCTCTTCATGAGGATTTTTTATTTGTTCTTATAATAATCAATAGATGGCTATTCTTTATTGTTTTGCATTTCATAACCTCTAAGCCATCTCATAAACGCACTTGAAATAGAAGCCAAAATAAAACACATAATCCAAAGCTTTCTTGTACCATAAGCATCTATAAACCTTCCAAAAATCGATGGTCCAAAAGAAAATCCTACTCCTGTAATTAGTGGTATAACTGCATTGAATCTTCCTCTATGATTTATAGGTGAATGGTTTGCTATATAAACTCCTGCATTTGTTGCCTCAAGTATCTCACCTAAGGTATAAATTACCGCTGCCACTATATACAAGAAAAAGCTATTTACGAAACCAAGCATTCCAAAACCTACTGCATAAAATAATGAAGCAAGCGCTACATTTATTACCGGTTTTATATTCATAGTTGCTTTAATTATAAAGGTTGTACAAATAATGATGGTTATGCCATTTGTAGCCATTACAAACCCGAAGTATTTTGAACCTAAGTCACTGCCAAAAGCTTGTGTCATTTGAATAGGAATTACAAAACCTATAGTCGAATATACAAAAGCATTTATTGTTTTGCCAACCAGAAATAAGGATAAAGACGGTCTTTTTATTAAAGCTATAAGAACATTTGAATCCTCAGCAGACTCATCATCTTCTATAGATTTACTCTCTTCAATTTCTTCTCTGGTCGGAGCAGTATCTTCAATAAATAGAAATAACACTATCAAAGTTATAACTATAGAAACAGTATTTCCTAAAAATATTAAGCTCGTATGGTTTCTATACAAAAATCCTGCTATCATAGGACCTATAGAAAAACCTAAGTTTATTCCAAGATATAATAGAGAAAATGCCTGCTTTCTATTATGTTTATTAGTTAAATCTGTTACCATAGCAGAATTGGCTGGTTGCGCAGCGCTCATGAAGAATCCTGCTGTAATCAAAAGTCTTGGCACCCATATAGAATCTCCTAAAAACGCACAAGGTGCAAAACACAAAGCTGCAAAGCCTTGAAAAATCATAAATAATTTTTTACGCCCAAAATTATCTGTAAGCTTACCTCCAATCAAAGAACCAGCAGCTTGCGCAAAAGCACTTATCATAAAATAATCTCCAGCTGCCTTTTTACTAAACCCTATATGTTCAGTTAAAAATAAAGTTAAAAACGGATAAACAAAATTGCCCATGGCATTTACTACACGAACCATTGACAAAATATAGATAGATTTTGGAAGGCCTGAATAAATATCTAGTTTATTAAAAGCCCTTTTAGTTAAATTCATATTAGTCCCCCTATAATACTTATTAACATCTAATTTTTATTTTCTTTCCCCTTTTTACGCTGCATTAGTAATTATTATTTTAATATATTAGCTTCTAAAACACCATGAAAACTTAAATAGATACTAAAATAAAAAGCTCGAGAGAAAAGAGAATTGTGTTTACTTTAAACACTATTTCTTCTACTCGAGCTTTATTATTTTTTGGAGGTGAGTATAAGCTTATTGTTTGTAACGCAAAAGAATATATACCTAATTAGCTTATATACTACAAATAGAATTTATAAATCACTTTAAAATTCCTTACTTCTATAATCATGAGGGTCTATTC
The genomic region above belongs to Clostridium swellfunianum and contains:
- a CDS encoding MFS transporter codes for the protein MNLTKRAFNKLDIYSGLPKSIYILSMVRVVNAMGNFVYPFLTLFLTEHIGFSKKAAGDYFMISAFAQAAGSLIGGKLTDNFGRKKLFMIFQGFAALCFAPCAFLGDSIWVPRLLITAGFFMSAAQPANSAMVTDLTNKHNRKQAFSLLYLGINLGFSIGPMIAGFLYRNHTSLIFLGNTVSIVITLIVLFLFIEDTAPTREEIEESKSIEDDESAEDSNVLIALIKRPSLSLFLVGKTINAFVYSTIGFVIPIQMTQAFGSDLGSKYFGFVMATNGITIIICTTFIIKATMNIKPVINVALASLFYAVGFGMLGFVNSFFLYIVAAVIYTLGEILEATNAGVYIANHSPINHRGRFNAVIPLITGVGFSFGPSIFGRFIDAYGTRKLWIMCFILASISSAFMRWLRGYEMQNNKE